In the Juglans microcarpa x Juglans regia isolate MS1-56 chromosome 6D, Jm3101_v1.0, whole genome shotgun sequence genome, one interval contains:
- the LOC121235981 gene encoding protein JOKA2-like isoform X1, with product MAYYDYENYRVIIKVKFEDTLKCLKISDLCRMDDLRMEICDLFNIPSVADFTLTYADNDGDVITICDDIDVEKAMIRGRINVQLSNNKGVAEGLQSVPQQICEALKLYEALLKISEDIVSKAITGPVLVELADFISKMTQSYLNLDSQSTQSRADSTTQNKKKKKKNKKTTQNVADVAKL from the exons ATGGCTTATTATGACTATGAGAATTACAGGGTGATAATCAAG GTTAAATTTGAAGATACTTTAAAGTGTTTGAAAATTTCTGATCTATGCAGAATGGATGATTTGAGGATGGAAATCTGTGATTTATTTAATATCCCTTCCGTTGCTGACTTTACCCTGACATATGCTGATAATGATGGTGATGTGATAACAATTTGTGATGATATTGATGTGGAAAAGGCGATGATACGGGGCAGGATCAATGTGCAATTGAGCAACAACAAAGGTGTTGCTGAGGGTTTACAATCTGTGCCACAACAGATCTGTGAAGCACTTAAACTATATGAAGCACTTTTAAAGATTTCAGAGGATATAGTTTCTAAAGCTATCACTGGTCCTGTTCTTGTTGAGCTTGCTGATTTTATATCAAAGATGACACAATCCTACCTCAATCTGGATTCGCAAAGTACTCAATCTCGGGCAGACTCAACCacacagaataaaaaaaagaaaaagaaaaataaaaaaactactcAAAATGTGGCTGATGTTGCAAAACTTTGA
- the LOC121235981 gene encoding protein JOKA2-like isoform X2 translates to MAYYDYENYRVKFEDTLKCLKISDLCRMDDLRMEICDLFNIPSVADFTLTYADNDGDVITICDDIDVEKAMIRGRINVQLSNNKGVAEGLQSVPQQICEALKLYEALLKISEDIVSKAITGPVLVELADFISKMTQSYLNLDSQSTQSRADSTTQNKKKKKKNKKTTQNVADVAKL, encoded by the exons ATGGCTTATTATGACTATGAGAATTACAGG GTTAAATTTGAAGATACTTTAAAGTGTTTGAAAATTTCTGATCTATGCAGAATGGATGATTTGAGGATGGAAATCTGTGATTTATTTAATATCCCTTCCGTTGCTGACTTTACCCTGACATATGCTGATAATGATGGTGATGTGATAACAATTTGTGATGATATTGATGTGGAAAAGGCGATGATACGGGGCAGGATCAATGTGCAATTGAGCAACAACAAAGGTGTTGCTGAGGGTTTACAATCTGTGCCACAACAGATCTGTGAAGCACTTAAACTATATGAAGCACTTTTAAAGATTTCAGAGGATATAGTTTCTAAAGCTATCACTGGTCCTGTTCTTGTTGAGCTTGCTGATTTTATATCAAAGATGACACAATCCTACCTCAATCTGGATTCGCAAAGTACTCAATCTCGGGCAGACTCAACCacacagaataaaaaaaagaaaaagaaaaataaaaaaactactcAAAATGTGGCTGATGTTGCAAAACTTTGA
- the LOC121235981 gene encoding protein JOKA2-like isoform X3 yields MAYYDYENYRVIIKVKFEDTLKCLKISDLCRMDDLRMEICDLFNIPSVADFTLTYADNDGDVITICDDIDVEKAMIRGRINVQLSNNKGVKLYEALLKISEDIVSKAITGPVLVELADFISKMTQSYLNLDSQSTQSRADSTTQNKKKKKKNKKTTQNVADVAKL; encoded by the exons ATGGCTTATTATGACTATGAGAATTACAGGGTGATAATCAAG GTTAAATTTGAAGATACTTTAAAGTGTTTGAAAATTTCTGATCTATGCAGAATGGATGATTTGAGGATGGAAATCTGTGATTTATTTAATATCCCTTCCGTTGCTGACTTTACCCTGACATATGCTGATAATGATGGTGATGTGATAACAATTTGTGATGATATTGATGTGGAAAAGGCGATGATACGGGGCAGGATCAATGTGCAATTGAGCAACAACAAAGGTG TTAAACTATATGAAGCACTTTTAAAGATTTCAGAGGATATAGTTTCTAAAGCTATCACTGGTCCTGTTCTTGTTGAGCTTGCTGATTTTATATCAAAGATGACACAATCCTACCTCAATCTGGATTCGCAAAGTACTCAATCTCGGGCAGACTCAACCacacagaataaaaaaaagaaaaagaaaaataaaaaaactactcAAAATGTGGCTGATGTTGCAAAACTTTGA
- the LOC121234569 gene encoding protein FAR1-RELATED SEQUENCE 5-like, protein MEKEIEDASRITALITNPSTQDISRPLHPNYMPSYYGPVPHAWLPPFVPLPSASPYPWSNQQDPWSSTVAATSSASIPMMRPSPTAYPYLWSNQQHQWNTTSATASSTAILSSTAPASSTAALYSSSIPMMGPPPTAYPYQWSNQQHPWISTSAPMSSSASSVSSSVAVSSSVQTSVSVAASSCSALPTFIPPTSTNPYPCGSEENKVQQSNSVEEISEATLDSIEVEAQSTASLGNTIDTKEAGTDGGNITEEPKPGMHFESEDELMNYYKQYGKQCGFPIMTQRSKREKDGTVKYVTVGCARGGKARNRSSNVSKPRPTSKTDCKVRMNVMLKDGKLCVTSVVNTHNHGLSPRKSRFFRCNREVNESVRRVLDTNDEAGIRMNKSFHALVTEAGGYENVPFGEKDCRNYIDKARHLRLGKGGAQALFQYFRRMQNKNDGFFSLMELDDDDRLKSVFWADAHSRGADNYFGDVVTFDTPYLTNRYGMPFAPFVGVNHHGQSILLGAGLISSEDTESFIWLFKTWLDCMDGKAPNAIITDQDRAMKNVIAIVFPNTRHRYCLWHILRKVPEKLGSHGQYKCGLKSKLLSCVYDSLTIEEFENSWKSLNDTFNLHENAWLQSLYAEKEFWVPVYLKNSFWAGMSTTQRSESMNAFFDGYVHARTNLKEFVDQFDNALKKKVENENQADFNSFNFTIPCISHLALEKKFQDVYTNAKFKEVQQEIMGMIYCHCRFEKMEGVIAIYSVDDQVKAEDFIKEVTYTLYFNEAECEAKCVCGLFEMRGIICRHILAIFSAKKVRELPEKYILDRWRKDIKRAYTILPTSYDAVDQRPETVRYKRILRTFNEVITNAVSCDGHTEEMISNLYAMNEVWRTSKPSNTVSNVGGSTVNAFIEGSSKKVLSPHVVRGKGRPPCKRRMSTMEERVKKIKTKTANKRKDKGKSCTVRRRLDTEPLESTENQLGLSEMRMQENVQTPIIVNEESGQHPVMGTQESIQLGMDGTQPETEFGTQPSSFL, encoded by the exons atggagaaagaaatagaagatgCATCCCGCATAACAGCTCTTATCACCAATCCATCAACGCAG GACATATCAAGACCACTACATCCAAATTACATGCCAAGTTACTACGGTCCAGTGCCTCATGCTTGGTTACCACCTTTTGTGCCTCTTCCAAGTGCCAGTCCATATCCATGGAGCAACCAG CAAGACCCATGGAGCTCTACTGTAGCTGCCACGTCAAGTGCCTCCATACCAATGATGAGACCTTCTCCAACTGCCTACCCATATCTATGGAGCAACCAG CAACACCAATGGAACACTACCTCAGCTACCGCGTCAAGTACTGCTATCTTGAGTAGTACCGCTCCCGCGTCAAGCACTGCTGCCTTGTATAGTTCCTCCATACCAATGATGGGACCTCCTCCAACTGCCTACCCATATCAATGGAGCAACCAG CAACACCCATGGATCTCTACTTCTGCTCCCATGTCTAGCTCCGCAAGTAGTGTCAGCTCTAGTGTAGCTGTCAGTTCTAGTGTACAAACCAGCGTTAGTGTCGCTGCTAGCTCTTGTTCGGCTTTACCAACATTTATTCCTCCAACTTCTACCAACCCATATCCATGTGGCAGTGAG GAAAATAAAGTGCAGCAAAGTAACtctgttgaagaaattagtGAGGCCACATTAGACTCGATAGAAGTTGAAGCGCAATCTACTGCCTCTTTGGGTAATACGATTGATACCAAGGAGGCTGGCACTGATGGGGGTAATATCACTGAGGAGCCAAAACCAGGGATGCACTTTGAGTCGGAGGATGAGTTAATGAATTACTATAAACAATACGGAAAGCAATGTGGTTTTCCGATAATGACACAAAGGagtaaaagagagaaagatgGGACTGTGAAATATGTCACTGTGGGATGTGCTCGGGGTGGCAAGGCACGGAATAGATCGTCAAACGTCTCCAAGCCTCGGCCAACAAGCAAGACAGACTGCAAAGTAAGGATGAATGTCATGTTAAAGGATGGGAAGCTGTGTGTGACATCCGTAGTTAACACACACAATCATGGGCTCAGTCCAAGAAAATCCAGGTTTTTTAGATGCAACAGAGAAGTTAACGAGTCTGTTAGGAGGGTGTTGGATACTAATGATGAGGCTGGCATACGGATGAATAAGAGTTTCCATGCTCTTGTGACTGAAGCGGGTGGGTATGAGAACGTACCATTTGGAGAAAAAGATTGTCGTAACTATATTGACAAGGCACGACACCTGCGTCTTGGTAAAGGTGGTGCTCAAGCGCTGTTTCAGTATTTTAGAAGGATGCAAAACAAGAATGATGGTTTTTTCAGCCTCATGGAattagatgatgatgatagACTGAAAAGTGTGTTTTGGGCGGACGCCCATAGTAGAGGGGCAGACAACTACTTTGGAGATGTGGTAACATTCGATACCCCATACTTGACAAATAGGTATGGAATGCCATTTGCACCTTTTGTGGGTGTAAACCATCATGGACAGTCAATCCTTTTGGGTGCAGGCCTTATTTCAAGTGAGGATACAGAATCGTTTATTTGGTTATTTAAAACTTGGCTTGATTGCATGGATGGAAAAGCGCCGAATGCTATTATTACAGATCAAGATCGCGCAATGAAAAATGTGATCGCCATTGTCTTCCCGAACACGCGGCATAGATATTGCTTGTGGCACATATTGCGAAAGGTCCCTGAGAAACTTGGTTCACATGGTCAATACAAATGTGGCCTGAAAAGTAAATTGCTATCTTGTGTATATGACTCCCTTAcaattgaggagtttgagaattCTTGGAAAAGCCTCAATGATACTTTCAACTTGCATGAAAATGCATGGTTGCAAAGCTTATATGCAGAAAAAGAGTTTTGGGTGCCGGTATATTTAAAGAACTCGTtctgggctggaatgagtacaactcAACGcagtgagagcatgaatgctTTCTTTGATGGCTACGTGCATGCTAGAACAAACCTTAAAGAGTTTGTTGATCAGTTCGACAATGCTCTCAAGAAAAAAGTTGAGAACGAAAACCAAGCtgacttcaattcatttaactTCACCATTCCTTGCATATCACACTTGGCTCTTGAGAAGAAGTTTCAAGATGTATAcacaaatgcaaaatttaaggAGGTTCAACAAGAGATAATGGGAATGATATATTGTCATTGTCGTTTCGAGAAAATGGAGGGAGTAATCGCAATTTACTCGGTCGATGATCAAGTAAAGGCTGAAGATTTCATCAAGGAGGTTACGTATACTCTTTACTTTAATGAGGCTGAGTGTGAGGCGAAGTGTGTTTGTGGGTTGTTTGAGATGCGAGGGATAATATGTAGACATATTCTTGCAAtcttttcagctaagaaagtcCGTGAGTTGCCAGAGAAGTACATATTAGACCGGTGGCGGAAAGACATAAAACGGGCTTATACTATTCTTCCGACCAGTTATGACGCTGTTGATCAGAGACCTGAAACTGTTAGGTATAAACGTATTTTGAGAACTTTCAATGAGGTAATAACAAATGCAGTTTCGTGCGATGGGCATACTGAGGAAATGATTTCAAACTTGTATGCGATGAATGAGGTTTGGCGCACATCGAAGCCCTCCAACACGGTATCCAATGTTGGAGGAAGTACCGTGAATGCATTCATAGAAGGAAGTTCCAAGAAGGTGCTAAGTCCCCATGTTGTCAGAGGCAAGGGAAGACCCCCGTGTAAGAGGAGGATGTCCACGATGGAGGAAAGagtgaagaaaattaaaactaagactgcaaataagagaaaagataaaGGAAAAAGTTGCACTGTG AGGCGTAGATTGGACACCGAACCATTGGAAAGCACTGAAAACCAACTCGGCCTATCGGAAATGAGGATGCAAGAAAATGTACAAACTCCCATAATAGTCAATGAAGAAAGTGGACAACATCCAGTGATGGGGACACAAGAAAGT ATACAACTAGGAATGGATGGAACGCAGCCGGAGACGGAATTTGGAACGCAACCCAGCAGTTTCTTGTAG
- the LOC121234760 gene encoding uncharacterized protein LOC121234760: protein MAVPADDKTLNFQDELSFPILLAARVIKSAQEAESSKQECSDLAMQVERLSNMLRSTVRLAAVSTHPLYERPVRRIVADVAKNLERALTLIRKCKHSGVLRQVFSITTAADFRKVSNLLESSIGDMKWLLSIFDSDGTNLSLPPIASNDPILAWVWSYIATIQMGQLKDRTDAANELASLARDNDRNKKMIVEEGGIAPLLKLLKEGASAEAQIAAATALSNIATDKERVISIVQNPGVPIIVHVLGDSSTRVQIPVANLVARMAELFPEAQEEFARENATRPLVSTLSMGAVLDDPKLHLGKTTFHSLVQINKELTKNGKAPSINDHNNSSSLFGRSHSSSTHYDGSSRGGHYNRKEREWETESPEVKLKVKVNCAEALWKLSKGSLVNSKKIAETKGLLCLAKIIEVERGDLQLNCLMTVMEIAAVAASNSDLRRAAFKTNSPPAKAVFDQLLRVTQEGSSPRLQVPAIRAIGYLARTFPASWERRIIRPLVVQLGNNNVDVATEAAIALGKFVSPENFNCVEHSKAVIEFDGIPPLMKLLEIQEQGPRMHGVVLLCYLALHVSNNKALEQAEALKALEDAARPVVAQNPGLRDLFAKAIHQLTVYQDAAYPHRQPSAT from the coding sequence ATGGCTGTCCCTGCTGACGACAAGACGCTCAATTTCCAAGATGAGCTCTCTTTTCCAATTCTGCTTGCGGCCCGAGTCATCAAGTCCGCCCAAGAAGCAGAATCCTCCAAGCAGGAATGCTCCGACCTCGCCATGCAAGTTGAACGCCTCTCCAATATGCTCCGCTCCACCGTCCGACTCGCCGCCGTCTCCACCCATCCACTATACGAGCGACCCGTCCGTCGGATCGTCGCCGACGTGGCCAAGAATCTTGAGCGAGCCCTCACTCTCATCCGCAAGTGCAAGCACAGCGGGGTTCTCCGCCAGGTGTTCTCCATCACCACCGCCGCCGACTTCCGGAAGGTCTCCAATCTTTTGGAGTCTTCCATCGGAGACATGAAATGGCTCTTATCGATATTTGACTCGGACGGGACCAATCTCTCGCTCCCTCCCATCGCAAGCAACGACCCTATTCTCGCCTGGGTCTGGTCCTACATCGCCACCATCCAGATGGGCCAGCTCAAGGATCGTACCGACGCCGCCAACGAGCTCGCTTCGCTGGCCCGCGACAACGACCGCAACAAGAAGATGATCGTGGAAGAGGGAGGGATTGCCCCCTTGCTCAAACTCCTCAAGGAGGGCGCGTCCGCCGAGGCCCAAATCGCTGCTGCCACCGCTCTCTCCAACATCGCCACGGACAAGGAGAGGGTCATTTCCATTGTCCAGAACCCCGGGGTTCCGATCATTGTGCATGTCCTTGGCGACTCGTCGACGAGGGTTCAGATTCCGGTGGCGAATCTGGTGGCGCGGATGGCCGAACTGTTCCCGGAGGCGCAGGAGGAGTTTGCGCGGGAAAACGCGACGAGGCCGCTTGTGTCGACGCTGTCGATGGGTGCGGTTCTGGATGATCCGAAGCTTCATTTGGGTAAGACCACCTTCCACTCCCTTGTTCAAATTAACAAAGAGTTAACTAAAAATGGCAAAGCACCATCAATAAACGATCATAATAATTCGTCATCATTGTTCGGTCGCTCTCACTCGAGTTCTACTCACTACGATGGGAGTAGCAGAGGCGGGCATTATAATAGGAAGGAGAGGGAGTGGGAGACGGAATCACCCGAGGTGAAACTTAAGGTCAAGGTCAATTGCGCCGAGGCTTTGTGGAAATTGTCCAAAGGGAGTTTGGTAAATAGCAAGAAAATTGCGGAGACAAAAGGGTTGCTTTGCTTGGCGAAGATTATTGAGGTTGAGAGAGGAGATTTGCAACTCAATTGCTTGATGACCGTGATGGAGATAGCGGCAGTGGCGGCATCCAATTCGGACCTCAGGCGAGCGGCTTTCAAGACTAACTCGCCACCTGCAAAAGCTGTATTCGATCAGCTTTTGAGGGTAACTCAAGAAGGGAGTAGTCCCAGATTGCAAGTTCCTGCCATCAGAGCAATTGGGTATTTGGCTCGGACTTTCCCTGCAAGCTGGGAGAGACGGATAATTAGGCCTTTGGTTGTGCAGCTTGGTAACAATAATGTGGACGTGGCAACGGAGGCTGCTATTGCATTGGGGAAATTCGTGTCCCCAGAGAACTTCAATTGTGTAGAGCATTCGAAGGCGGTTATAGAGTTTGATGGGATTCCACCCCTAATGAAGTTGTTGGAAATTCAAGAACAGGGGCCTCGTATGCACGGAGTCGTGTTGTTGTGTTACCTTGCTTTGCACGTTAGCAACAACAAAGCTCTTGAACAAGCAGAGGCGTTGAAGGCTCTTGAGGATGCTGCCCGTCCTGTTGTTGCTCAAAATCCTGGTTTGAGGGATCTGTTTGCCAAGGCCATACACCAACTCACTGTTTATCAGGATGCAGCTTATCCGCACAGGCAGCCTTCAGCAACTTAA